Proteins from one Chitinophaga oryzae genomic window:
- a CDS encoding DHA2 family efflux MFS transporter permease subunit translates to MRDVNRTGILIVIIMGTTMAGIDSSIVNISLPVMSKQFNCTLSEIEWVITVYMLSFSVLMPLTNWLKNRIGFFNLYIGAISLFTFGSLLCALSTTLPSLLVGRVVQALGGGAMAPTSMAIISYVFPARVRGAVLGWWGLGNLVGPAIGPTLGGILTEQFGWPSIFYINLPIGVITVLLSFKYLNVLRSQPKLKLPFDLTGFTTLTVFLVCLQYGVARAEVLGITSPEILVTLGIAVVALLFFILLDRRQQAPIIDLQLFKNYSFVSCILVTISRAAALFGGLFLMPFLLQEQMGYSEGASGLLILPNSVFMAALMPFAGKWSDKHGSREISMLGIMLLAASMYLFAVLDRGSDIWSVILAMTVRGLGMGLLLAPLNAATLSSVRPSEVTMASSVSTLMQQVGGAIGIAVLAIITQTAYNNHVLAGATTMQAHHLALRQGFHISLIILLVTLVPAWFLPRRNIVLKDVDAHIDT, encoded by the coding sequence CCGTTATGAGCAAACAATTCAATTGTACGCTCAGCGAAATAGAATGGGTGATCACCGTATATATGCTGAGTTTTTCGGTGCTCATGCCTCTTACCAACTGGCTGAAAAACCGCATTGGCTTTTTTAATCTCTATATCGGCGCTATTTCCCTGTTTACTTTCGGATCGTTATTGTGCGCACTGTCCACCACCCTGCCGTCTTTGCTGGTAGGCCGCGTGGTACAGGCGCTGGGCGGCGGCGCCATGGCGCCTACATCTATGGCTATTATCTCTTATGTGTTCCCGGCCAGGGTACGCGGCGCCGTTTTAGGCTGGTGGGGACTGGGCAACCTGGTAGGGCCGGCTATCGGGCCCACCCTGGGCGGTATCCTGACAGAACAGTTCGGATGGCCTTCTATTTTCTATATCAATCTGCCGATAGGCGTTATCACGGTATTGCTGTCTTTCAAATACCTGAATGTGTTACGCAGTCAGCCTAAGTTAAAACTCCCTTTCGACCTCACGGGTTTTACCACCCTGACTGTCTTCCTGGTGTGCCTGCAGTATGGGGTGGCCCGTGCGGAAGTGCTGGGTATCACATCCCCCGAAATACTGGTCACCCTGGGTATCGCGGTGGTGGCGCTGCTCTTTTTTATCCTGCTGGACCGCCGGCAGCAGGCGCCGATTATCGACCTGCAATTGTTTAAAAACTATTCCTTTGTCAGTTGTATACTGGTCACCATTTCCCGGGCGGCTGCCTTGTTTGGCGGCCTGTTTCTGATGCCTTTCCTGTTACAGGAACAGATGGGCTATTCGGAAGGTGCTTCCGGACTGCTGATACTGCCCAATTCTGTTTTTATGGCGGCCCTGATGCCCTTTGCCGGCAAATGGTCGGATAAACACGGCTCCCGTGAAATATCCATGTTGGGAATTATGCTGCTGGCGGCTTCCATGTACCTCTTCGCCGTACTGGACCGCGGCAGTGATATCTGGTCGGTCATTCTTGCCATGACGGTAAGGGGCCTTGGCATGGGCTTGTTGCTGGCGCCGCTCAATGCGGCTACCCTCAGTTCGGTACGCCCATCGGAGGTAACGATGGCCTCTTCAGTAAGTACGCTGATGCAACAGGTAGGCGGGGCCATCGGAATTGCTGTGCTTGCTATCATTACGCAGACTGCATATAATAATCATGTGCTGGCCGGCGCTACTACCATGCAGGCACACCACCTGGCGCTGCGGCAAGGGTTTCATATTTCCCTGATCATCCTCCTGGTAACCCTGGTACCTGCCTGGTTCCTTCCCCGCAGGAACATAGTGCTTAAAGATGTGGACGCGCATATTGATACCTGA
- a CDS encoding hybrid sensor histidine kinase/response regulator translates to MIDDDEDDFFLVNALLQDISPDEYVLQWVSSYSEALSIIETRVHDLYLVDYRLGAHTGIDVLHHFRNLGYKAPVILFTGKGDYHIDKEAMEAGAADYLVKSEITAVGLERAIRYTLDKFTHLNVIEKSEKRYFSIFEKSNDAILLADCEHRIVAANPAAIRLLRYEEMSLYNSHLDSLFADESQIKAFVDQLCNEDGVVRQEFRFRTCQGQQLDVLVNASLLDEKKQLYLCIIQDITERKRKEQEKQQQEKFAITGRIARLIAHEVRNPLTNILLAVSELKTSELPQTADSQLYLDIMERNCHRINQLVTELLESTRMSELNMLPQGLNVLVEKTIHLAADRMQLNDIRVIKKLREPDQQVMADEDKLIIALLNIIINGIEAMKAGDGTLEVETWHEPDKVFVRISDTGSGIPQENLAKLFEPFFTSKTKGTGLGLTATQNIILNHKGTIQVDSRPGEGTQFMISFPIVKAVTP, encoded by the coding sequence ATGATCGATGATGACGAGGATGATTTTTTCCTGGTGAATGCTTTACTGCAGGATATTTCGCCCGACGAATATGTTTTACAGTGGGTGTCTTCCTACAGCGAAGCACTGAGTATTATTGAAACCAGGGTGCACGATTTGTACCTGGTCGACTATCGTTTAGGCGCGCATACCGGTATTGATGTGTTGCATCATTTCCGCAACCTGGGTTATAAAGCCCCGGTTATTCTTTTTACCGGTAAAGGAGATTATCACATCGATAAAGAGGCGATGGAGGCCGGCGCCGCGGATTATCTCGTAAAGAGCGAAATTACCGCAGTAGGACTGGAACGCGCCATCCGTTATACACTGGATAAATTCACACATCTCAATGTTATTGAGAAAAGCGAAAAAAGATATTTCAGCATTTTCGAGAAATCAAATGATGCGATTCTGCTGGCAGATTGTGAACATCGCATTGTAGCGGCCAATCCGGCAGCCATCCGGTTGTTGCGCTACGAGGAAATGTCGCTGTACAACAGTCACCTCGATTCTCTTTTTGCGGACGAGAGCCAGATCAAAGCCTTTGTGGACCAGCTGTGCAATGAGGATGGCGTGGTACGGCAGGAGTTCAGGTTCCGTACCTGCCAGGGACAGCAACTGGACGTATTGGTAAACGCTTCGTTGCTCGATGAGAAAAAGCAGTTGTATCTCTGTATTATCCAGGATATCACGGAGCGTAAAAGAAAGGAACAGGAAAAGCAGCAACAGGAGAAGTTTGCTATTACCGGGAGAATAGCCCGCCTGATTGCGCATGAGGTGCGTAATCCGCTGACAAACATCCTGCTGGCCGTGTCTGAATTAAAGACGTCTGAATTGCCGCAGACGGCCGATTCCCAGCTATATCTCGATATTATGGAGCGCAACTGCCACCGTATCAACCAGCTGGTGACAGAATTATTGGAGTCTACCCGTATGTCTGAACTGAATATGTTGCCGCAGGGCCTCAATGTGCTGGTGGAAAAGACGATTCATCTGGCGGCGGACCGTATGCAGCTGAATGATATCCGGGTGATCAAAAAACTACGGGAGCCCGATCAGCAGGTGATGGCCGATGAAGATAAGCTGATCATCGCCCTGCTGAATATCATTATCAACGGCATTGAAGCAATGAAAGCGGGTGACGGTACGCTGGAAGTGGAGACCTGGCATGAGCCGGACAAGGTATTTGTTCGTATAAGCGATACCGGTAGTGGCATCCCGCAGGAGAACCTGGCAAAACTATTTGAGCCGTTTTTTACCAGTAAGACCAAGGGTACCGGCCTTGGGCTGACGGCTACCCAGAATATCATCCTTAATCATAAAGGAACGATACAAGTAGATAGCCGTCCGGGGGAAGGTACACAGTTCATGATCAGTTTCCCGATCGTGAAAGCGGTTACTCCGTAG
- a CDS encoding CvfB family protein, which translates to MIKVGEYNLLRVKKEADFGVYLEGVDQEILLPTRFVPKGTKIGDELEVFLYHDSENRLIATTQKPYGVAGDIVNLKAVSTTKQGAFLDWGLMKDLFVPQSQQLTRMVPGQEYLVKIYIDELTGRLAATEKIDRFLSNENLTVKEMDPVTLVVYRRTDIGYVVIINNRHTGILHHNELFRTVEVGDKLKGFIRSIREDKIDVVLGQPGYKRVEDEGEKILRLLQENNGYLPYHDKSTPEEIQEFFGMSKKTFKMTIGNLYKQRKIIFTQTGIKEADTTE; encoded by the coding sequence ATGATAAAGGTGGGTGAGTATAACCTGTTAAGGGTTAAAAAAGAAGCCGATTTCGGCGTATACCTGGAAGGTGTGGACCAGGAAATACTGCTGCCGACGCGGTTTGTGCCTAAAGGCACCAAAATAGGCGATGAACTGGAAGTTTTCCTGTACCATGATTCTGAAAACAGGCTGATCGCCACTACCCAGAAGCCTTATGGCGTCGCCGGCGATATCGTGAACCTGAAAGCCGTCAGCACCACCAAACAGGGCGCTTTCCTGGACTGGGGCCTGATGAAAGACCTTTTTGTGCCGCAGTCGCAACAGTTGACCCGCATGGTGCCCGGACAGGAATACCTCGTTAAAATATACATCGACGAACTGACGGGCCGCCTCGCCGCCACCGAGAAGATAGACCGCTTCCTCAGCAACGAAAACCTGACTGTAAAGGAAATGGACCCGGTCACCCTGGTGGTATACCGCCGTACCGACATCGGGTACGTGGTGATCATCAATAACCGGCATACCGGTATTCTTCATCACAACGAACTGTTCCGCACCGTGGAAGTCGGTGATAAGCTCAAAGGCTTCATCCGCAGCATCCGGGAAGATAAAATAGACGTAGTGCTGGGCCAGCCGGGCTACAAACGCGTGGAAGACGAAGGAGAGAAAATACTCCGCCTGCTGCAGGAAAACAACGGCTACCTGCCGTATCACGATAAATCCACCCCGGAAGAAATACAGGAGTTCTTCGGCATGAGCAAAAAAACGTTCAAAATGACGATCGGTAACCTGTACAAACAGCGGAAAATCATCTTCACACAAACAGGTATTAAAGAAGCGGATACTACGGAGTAA
- a CDS encoding sulfite exporter TauE/SafE family protein codes for MTILSFTLVLLAGAFLAGLLGSLTGLGGGVVIIPLLTLVFHVDIRYAIGTALIASIATSSGSASAYVKEGITNIRLGMFLEIATTTGAVVGALIAVFIPTNVVAIIFGCVLIFSALMSFRKKSEAVSDEDVSKLARDLKLNGTYPSGGEVVSYKVRHVPGGYFMMTFAGVMSGLLGIGSGALKVLAMDNIMRIPFKVSTTTSNFMIGVTAAASAVVYLQRGYISPGLCMPVVLGVLLGAFGGSRLLVKANAKWLRIVFGVVITFLALQMIYNGLNGKL; via the coding sequence ATGACGATTTTATCATTTACATTGGTCCTGCTCGCCGGGGCCTTTCTGGCGGGGCTATTGGGGTCGCTCACCGGGCTGGGAGGCGGTGTGGTGATTATCCCGCTGCTGACGCTCGTTTTCCACGTTGACATCCGCTATGCGATTGGTACCGCCCTGATCGCGTCTATTGCCACCTCTTCCGGTTCTGCCTCCGCTTATGTAAAAGAAGGGATCACCAACATCCGGCTGGGCATGTTCCTGGAGATCGCCACTACCACGGGCGCTGTAGTGGGGGCGCTGATAGCGGTTTTTATCCCTACCAATGTGGTGGCCATTATCTTTGGCTGCGTGCTGATTTTTTCCGCGCTGATGTCTTTCCGTAAAAAATCGGAAGCTGTTTCTGACGAAGATGTCAGTAAACTGGCGCGCGACCTGAAGCTGAACGGGACCTATCCTTCCGGCGGCGAAGTGGTATCCTACAAAGTAAGGCATGTGCCGGGCGGTTATTTTATGATGACCTTCGCCGGTGTGATGTCGGGCTTGCTGGGCATTGGTTCCGGCGCACTGAAAGTGCTGGCGATGGACAATATTATGCGGATCCCGTTTAAAGTGTCCACCACTACCAGCAACTTCATGATCGGCGTGACAGCCGCCGCCAGCGCTGTGGTATACCTGCAACGCGGCTACATCAGCCCCGGCCTCTGTATGCCGGTCGTGCTGGGCGTATTGCTGGGCGCCTTCGGCGGTTCCCGCCTGCTGGTGAAAGCCAATGCAAAGTGGTTGCGTATAGTCTTTGGCGTAGTAATCACTTTCCTGGCGCTTCAGATGATTTATAATGGTCTCAACGGAAAACTGTAG
- a CDS encoding DUF1634 domain-containing protein, whose translation MKRLFSKHYWADKDVQQLIGKQLRVGVITSSIIVFLGGMIYLYRHGHEAPDYGTFAGVRQGLDNLPGIFRGIMEGKGMNVIQLGVVLLIATPIIRIGLSVFAFLLEKDYLYVVITLIVLGVITFSMVGGLERL comes from the coding sequence ATGAAGCGTCTATTCTCGAAACATTACTGGGCTGACAAAGATGTACAGCAGCTGATCGGCAAACAGCTCCGGGTGGGTGTTATCACTTCCAGCATCATCGTATTTCTGGGCGGGATGATATACCTGTACCGCCACGGACATGAAGCGCCCGACTACGGCACTTTTGCCGGGGTGCGGCAGGGGCTTGACAACCTGCCGGGCATCTTCCGGGGGATTATGGAAGGCAAGGGCATGAACGTGATCCAGCTAGGGGTCGTACTGCTGATAGCCACGCCTATTATCCGTATAGGCCTTTCCGTTTTTGCTTTTTTACTGGAGAAAGATTATCTCTATGTGGTGATTACCCTTATTGTACTGGGCGTGATCACTTTCAGCATGGTAGGCGGACTGGAACGATTGTAA